DNA sequence from the Carassius carassius chromosome 6, fCarCar2.1, whole genome shotgun sequence genome:
GAAACCCAATTATAATCACCTCACCCAATAATGTCCAAATCAAAATAAACGAACCTTAAATAATCAGTGAGAATGCTGTTTTTAGCTTCAATAAAGGCTTAGTTAATCTAAAAAATGATAATTATGTCactaattactcaccttcatgtcgtttcaaaccgtAATACCTCTTTCAGACTTTCAGACCCACCCTTACATAACAAGGGTCCTTACATGATCAAGACACAGAAAAGTACCAAGATGAATGACAAActagtccatgtgatatcagataggggtgtaacagtacgcaaaaatcacggttcggtacgtaccttggttttaaagtcacggttcggttcattttcggtacagtaagggaaagaaatgcacacattaaactgcaggttgtttattactctaaacttttttttttacaatttgttcacaatttatgtaaatacaataaaattttaataaaatatatataaaataaaaaaagaataagaaataaaatactgctgcaaagttctcctctaaataaaatactctcagtctcaaaccaatatcatataataaaatataatgaaaaatataaataaataactatgattacagtgcagcattaccaatcccagcttgtaggcctgctcatatttaaaacatatataacttttccaaagtgtaaagtgcagcatcaacagtttcagtttttagacctgctcagatttcgttattgcgttggactgatcgtaattaagagcaaaggtctgtttaaatgccaacgggagctgcgtttgaattacaatattttttttcctagttgtagtgatgttcacactcgcgtgatgccttttgaaaaccttaggcaggtgacacactggcatattgcacctgtcaaacatagtctattttgccgtcaatactgttgatggtgtcctttatcagtaggctttatatttatgctcaacatgaagtatagatattgttgtcgggaagacaagatcctggtctgtcagcggtctccctctatgtcacctacaaaagGAGCAGAGCGCCAGCGCCGcgccaggcacgattctggtgtgtaaagacacagaaaacgcgaagcagccgtcacgcaactgacacgcagcagaaacatcAAGCTCACGCAACGCATCCAGCGTGTCACCAGCcatagaatcagctgcagggtgggatttgcgctgaagGCGGAGACTTCTGCcatttaatatgtttgtttggaaacacgaaaatgtatatgttccacacacaaaatattgcattcggtcattcggtacacacgtgcaccgtaccgttACGCCCCTAATATCAGAGGATCAACTGTGATGTTACGActttacgagaatactttttttgcgcaaagaaaacaaaataacttcATACCAAATTTTCATCTCTACTGCATCACTTGTAGATGTGCATTCATGGCAGTATCATGACACAAGCGCATGGCGGCGCCGGCATTGAGATGGCACAGAGGTTCAATGTCCTCACGCCGGATCGGGGTCAGTGCCAGCGCCaccaaagatgaacagaggtcttaagggtttggaacgacatgagggtgagtgattaatgacagatttttcctttttgggtgaactatccctttaataccgtGTCTATAAAAGTCTATTTTGctagttaagtttttttttattattattattattgttgatgtGTTAAACCTATAAGAACAGAATTGaatgaaaacattaaattacTTTGGACCTAAAATTCCAACCATGACTTACTTTAGGGAATTACAGAATTACATTACAGAAATTTACAGTCATAAAATAACAGTAaactaattttatatattttaaagtaaaagtaaaagtagcaAAAATAAAAGTAGCAGAAATGCTACTAATCACATTATGACTCATAAGGATACACACCATGTACAGTGACAGTAACAGCGTCTGATCTCTGAGATCCATGTTGATTGTGAGCCTCACAGTAGAAGCGTCCACTCTGTAGTGCACTGAAACTCTGTCCAGATCCAACAGATGAGCTTTGAGTCTCCTTAAACCAGCTGAAGTTCAGAGCAGGAGGGTttgaatcactgctgcagatcagagtcactgaatctccctccactatTACACCAGATCCACTTATAGACACTGAGACGTTTTTAGGAGGGTCTTAAAAAAGATTAATacaaaaatcacaataaatattAGAGAAATGTGAATCTAGAAATTTTGAAAAGGAGAAGGTGCAGATGATCATTAACTCACACATTATGTTTAAAGTCACAGCATCAGAGTATTTCTCTCCATGTTCATTGATAGATCTGCACTTGTATTCTTCACTGTGATCAGAGCTGATCTTTGAGATGCTGTAGATTCTTCCAGATCCTACAGATGTTCCTCCTTTAAACCAGCTGATTTCTGCAGGAGGGTttgaatcactgctgcagatcagagtcactgaatctccctccactatTACAGATGGACTGATGGACATTGAGACGTTCTTTGGAGGGTCTTAAAAGGACAAAAATGAATAATCacaataaatattagatgaaatttgaattttgaaattttgaaCAAGGCGCAGATGATCATTAACTCACACATTATGTTTAAATTTACAGCATCGGAGTATTTCTCTCCATGTTCATTGATGGATCTGCACTTGTATTCTTCACTGTGATCAGAGCTGATCTTTGAGATGCTGTAGATTCTTCCAGATCCTACAGATGTTCCTCCTTTAAACCAGCTGATTTCTGCAGGAGGGTTTGAATCACTGCTGCAGttcagagtcactgaatctccctccactatTACACCAGATGGACTGATGGACACTGAAACATTTTTTGGTGCATCTATAAAGGATATATTAAATCATTATATCATCTCATTCGAACACAGTTTCCAGGTTCTTAAGAAGAACTAATGAGTCTGTACTCACAGGAGACATTGAGCTGAGCAGCAGGAGAGATGTAAGTGTGTCCATGTAGAGCACAGCTGTATCTGCCTGCATCCTCTCTTCTGACTGACTGCAGCAGGAGTTGATTGTTTCTGTCTCTTCTCTCAGTTAATGGCTGTGAGTTTCTGTACCAGATGAATGTTGCTCTGTCAGTCAGAGTGCAGCTGCTTTTACATGTCAGACTGACATTATGACCCTCCGTCACTCTCTCAGGAGCCTCCACCTGAAgatctgaacacaacacacacattatatcTAGTGCTGCTGTCATACACTGATTATTATTCAACATAATGCACAGAAGAAGAGCTCAGCCTCATGAAAGTCACCTGTTACAGTGAGAGTCACTCCTGGTTTACCAGTCCATTTTCCATCAGGTTTATCAGTGATGAATCTGAAACAGTACACGTGTTGgtccttctgtgtcacatgactcAGTCTGATGGTGCAGTTCTGCTGTTTGTCTCCCAGATACTGAAGCCTCTGACTGTATTCAGGATCCTCAGACAGATCTGGAGACTCTTCACCCTCTCTAGGGTTTCTGGTCCAGAACACTTTCTCAATCTTATATCCAGTAGGGTATGTATAAGTGCAGCTCATTATCACTGATGAGTTCTTTAGTGCACAGATGTGTGAAGGACTGTAACTCACACCCCAATCTTTTTCACTAAAAACATCTGAAATTATATAAACGTATATTTTTCTCATATTCAAATTACCTGGATCTATAGATCTGGATGATGTTGAAAAGCTGAAACAGCTCTGACTTACccagaatcatgagcagaaagaTCAAAAGTAGAAGAGAAGCCATCCGCCTGACATCAGCATAGCAACAACAGAATCAATgtgcagtgcttttttttttagcttctgtGAAGGTCAATCTCATGAAATCTATCAATAATTTTCATTACAGTAAAAgaagtaaaaatgaattttatGTTTGATgcacattaattaattattattacattttcgtATGATTCTCAGtagaaacaaatatttttgtgagattcaccaatTATTTACGTCAAAAatgaacaaacatttattttttaattacacaaaaaatcctaaatcctaaaaatcccagtgttaatttttttttcaatgcaatgacTAAACATTTGTGTCTTTTAAACATGCAGCATGAACACAGAGGACAAGGACATGTCTTatccttttaaaatgtataaaattcatAAACTACAAACAGACAAATTGTCCCTTACCATTTTTCAGAGATGAAGCAATGCAGAACATTACAATCATAAGACGAAGACTCTTGAAGATGAACTCTTTTCAAGTGCATTTTACCCTGATTTGTTGCTTCCAAAGCATTATCATAAAGAACATCATACAAACATCATAAAAAGGACAGGACAAATGAAGCAGCATCTGCCAGTGCATGAGAATTACTCAAACAGAAAAAGAGGAAGTAAAGAGAGATTTGAGAACATGCAAagtatttcacattttcaaagaTATTCCAGAATTTGCTTATGATTTCCACATGCAGTtgtgttttaatttctttatagACAGGACTGTCTACAGATACTGAGTTCTTTCAGatggagaaatatatatatatatatatatatatatatatatatatatatatatatatatatatgtaaacttgttatttttttcttgaaattgaatttatgagtttttaaaaccataaaagtctgtttgttgTACACCACATTCCTCTTCCTCTTGGTGTGTTGATAAGAGGCCAGTGAACTGCATTAAACCTTTATGCAAACCCTGAACTGACAGACTCTGTATCCTGTATGACACAGATGCTCTCAGTTCCTTGTTCATTGTTTCACAAACTGCAAGGGAACCACATCAGTCCTAGTGTTAATTTGTCAGccattttaatttagtcttagatTTAGTCTTTTAAATTAATCTAAGGTCTCATGTCAAATATACTTCTTTTGTAGCAACCTCatcctgtttttgtttattaaaatttgaATCAACTAAAtgtctgagcattttagtctagttgtacaaagtatatatatgtattaggggtgtaacggtacgtgtattcgtaccagaccgtttcggtacagggctttcggtacggtgtgAATGACAgagtgcaatattttgtgcgcggaacataagtacattttcgtgtttccaaacgaacatattaagtggcggaagtctcctggttcagcgcaaatcccgccctgcagctgattctataAGGCCGgcaacacactggatgcgtggcgcaagcgtctcagttgcgtggcgtgtccgtttttaattcggctcccatgttaacaggttagagcttgcagactgcctgcgtgagacgcgcatctcaggcgcggcttgagccacgcggaaaacgcgtgcatgctagaaatagaaccgacgcctatttttcacgcgacacgcaagcgtgttggaagcgtttccagtcaaaatagaataggaaaatatgtttatatgtcattttgtacacaaatacatattaattcatgacactttgatgtttggaagtctataggttgacataaattcagatataaatgtaatttaaaaaataaattaataattatcgattttcaaatattgcacctgtcaaacatagtctattttgccgtcaatactgttgacggtgtcctttatcagtaggctttatatttatgctcaacatgaagtatagatattgttgtcatgaagacaagagcctggtctgtcggcggtctcccttcacctacagcagcaggcacggcacggttctggtgaagcaggtctacaagctgggatttgtaatgctgcactgtaatcatagttatttatttatttatatttttcatgatttacatttttttcatatttatattttattataaacaaaataattatgatccatattacaaccttattgcttcattggaataaacgtgcttcatgagatgtcgttcagtggacccttacctttctaactaaaccaggatttacagctgtggatgtgtttatgattcGTTATTACGACCGATCTGGTTTGTACTGCAtttccattgctcatgttttatgtgtactgcttacacaaatgtagcaaatacagtctttataagctttccattgaaaaacagcgatctgtcgtcgatgcttgaggcttagatcttttataatgatatatagtttatcaagattaaatttgtcccgtttcatttaatccaTTCATAAATATTGACACGTGCGAACACAGGGAGTTGAGGACGCCCATGTCCAGgagcaggttaacaggttaaaatatGTGCTCAGTTTGGCAAGCATTTAATCCCAAAATTTttcccagacatgaaaatatccaaatgatgtgtcattagtaaccctttgaaataatctatatttattttttggaaattagtttggaaaagtgtgtgaaaaaatgtttttttatgttcggTCACAATTGTGCCTGGTGGGATAATGGTTGTActgaaataacatatttctgcAGTCACAACGAGCTGGCCGGCAACATCCCCTGATGTCACTACTGGTGTGACTATGGATAAATAGGCACTGGGAGAACACATCattcacttatatatatatatatatatatatatatatatatatatatttttttttttttttttttttttttttttgcacgcaAGATGACAGCAAGCATAGATGCAGTGACTCCATGCTCTCACACTAATTGCTCCTTATGTGtgttcttgtttatttgtttgttcgcCAAAGTTAGGATTAGTGAAAATTGAAAATTCCACGTACAATAACCAAGATCTTCTGATCATATAACTACACAAAAACCATTGATACCcaatatttttttcactaatgCCAGATCTTTTGGCAACAAAAGGAATTAACCGAATCTACAAATCTatacatataaaaacatatgtaGATAGGTAGGTTTGCCAGATAGAATACCTGACAGTCAAATGTATCTCGCATGTAAATTTAAGGTTTTTCTAGTCACAGTCAGACGTCCCACAACGTGAACTTCAACATAGCTTTAGGCCGCCTGCTCAGTGAAATAGATGATTAATTTAACCGAGCAGATTTAAAGGCTCCAGAAATTTGATCAACACATTTGATGTGCTACCAGGGAGACAAACATGCTAGACAGTTTGGGTCTACCGCATTTAGACCACTCAGATCACTTAGATAGATAATTTTATTGTCCCTTAACGGGAAATTTGTTCTCACAGATTATCATACAGCACACgaaactggcaaaaaaaaaacaaaaaaaaaaaacacatacattcatacatacatgtACACATGTAACAGCAACAGCAAAAACACAAAAAGGTGAATGTTCAACTTTGTAGCCTATTAAGGATTGAAATTGCAGATGGTACAAAGCTCTTTTTGAAACGAGCCCTTCTCCATGTTAGGGTCCTGTATCTTCGCCCGGAGGGCAAGAGAGTGAAGTGGAAGTTGAGGGGGTGCTCTgggtcattattattatattattattgtccaCGCAAGGCGGGCTATTGCTCTGTCATTGAGTTCTAAGATGTTGGGTGTAAGGGAGTGTATTATTTTTGAAGCTATGTGTGTGATTTTGTTCAGTTTGTTTTTGTTGGTGACTGACAGCATGGTGTAAAAACTGGTGGAGCAGTATAACAGAATGGGCTGGATAATACTTGTGTACAGTAGTAACAGAAGATGAGGGGCAATGTAAAGGGAACTTAGTTTTCGTAGAATATGCAGACGCTGTTGGGAGCATTTAAGGATGTCCTTTATGTGATAGTCAAAAGTGAGCTTGTTATCCAGGGTGAGACCAAGATATTTGAATTTCTCAACCTGTTCTATCATGTTGCCATGAATGGAGATCCGACTGAGACTGGGTGCATTAAAGACCAGTTCTTTTGTTTTCTCAACACTGAGATGGAGAAAATTGTCTTCGCACCAGTGTGTAAAGTGTGATATCGTGTCGTGGTAAGCAGCAATGCTAGTGTGATCATTGAGGAGAGCCAGGATTGCAGTATCGTCTGAGTATTTGTAGTATGTTGTGATGGATGAAGGACTAATACAGTCATTAGTGTAGAGTGTGTAAAGAAAGGGTGAGAGGACACAGGCTTGAGGAGCTCCAGTGTTGGTTATGGTGGTGTCCGATGTGACAGACCCTATCCTCACAGCCTGTGgcctgctgctcaagaaactgaATCAGATGGATGTAATGAGGTGCAACATTGAGCTTACGTAGTTTTTTAATCATCTGATGACGTTGAATTGTATTAAAAGCTTAATACTTATATTCCCAGCACAGGAGGAGGAGAGCTGAACCCAACACAAATACTAAGGAAGCCTGGCCTGAAGGAGCTTTTTTTGCAGCTACCTTGACAGACAAACTGGGATATTTTTGAGGTTCAGGACTTGGGGGAATATACATTCAATATAATTTGTGTTGTCAAAAACATCAGAGTGTAACCTAACCAGAAGCCCTGAATAACGATACATAGCCTTCAAGTCTGGCAGCAGAGCCTTATACAGCATTGCTAGAGCAAACCTGAAGAGAGGCAGCAGGGAGGCAAAAGTGGCCTACAAGAAGTTGTTTGAGGACCACCACCAACACCTCACTGCAGGTGTGGCAGGACATCCAGCATGATACCAACTATAAGATAATGACTGTTAACAATGAGACCTACTTGGCAtagcaacaaaaaaatattttttttgctagCTATTGAGATGGAAGCAGTGGAGACAGTCAAGACATCTCAGACTGCCTCTAGTAACCACACCCTTTTGCTGCAGGAGCATGTTATGAGGCATGTGCTCAAAGCCAAACCAGTTTTCTGAGGATTTGAAAGGGGTCTTTAATCAGTCTCTCTCTAAAACCTCTAAAACCATTTCAACTTGCCTGAAGTCGGTCAGAATCATGCTactgctataaaaaaaataaactccaCCAGCAGCCTCAAAGATTGTCATCCATTGCACTAGTCATCAAATTGTGCTTTGAGAGCATGGTTCTATGGCATATCAAAGCCAGTCTCCAACTCACCTTTTATCAACACCTGTTCACTTACAGAGCTACAAACGATGCTATCATTACTGCCCTACAGAGGTTGGGTTTTCACTTTCAACCAACATTTTGACTTCTGAGCAATGTAAGTTCACATCTAGTGTGATGGGAAGCTTTATTAGAATGTTTGAGAATAATGATGTAACAATGCTATCAATAAacgtttttagaatgtttttcgAGAATGTTATTCTAACTTTTAGCAGAACATcctgggaactaaaataaaactagctGCTGAAAACGTTCCTAGAACATTAAAAATTTCTAGGTGGGTAGTTCCTTAGGATCCTTAGGTAAAAGCACCTGTCAAGAAAAGTTCAAGAAAAGTCTTTTGACTTGCTGCCCTCTGATAAATGCTTCAGGTCCATTGTATAATagacaaattaattataattattaattaattatcacAGGCTCAAACGCATTTTCTCCACCAAAACGAGACCAAGCCACTTTCAAATACTGATTTCCCCCTTGGTTGAAATCACCGGCTTTCTTAATACCACCACCTTGTGGATATAGTATGTTATAGTTATAcatgttgtttttgttatgtgttttgttatttttgttgtataaTGTTGTGCTCTGTGCAGTGACAATAGAGCAATTAAAGAAAATAGATGTTTGAAAAAAGCATAATATAGAATCTTGAAAAATTGTCTCAATGTTAATCATTATAAGAAAAaccagaggaagaggaggggcCATTCTGACTGACACCACTATAGCAACACCTATAACATATGTAcagtggaatatatatatatatatatatatatatatatatatatatatatatatatagtacagaccaaaagtttggacacaccttctcattcaaagagttttctttattttcatgactatgaaaattgtagattcacactgaaggcatcaaaactatgaattaacacatgtggaattatatatggaattatgtacataacaaaaatgaaaatatttcatattctaggttcttcaaagtagccaccttttgctttgattactgctttgcacactcttggctttctcttgatgagcttcaagaggtagtcacctgaaatggtcttccaacagtcttgaaggagttccccgagagatgcttagcacttgttggcccttttgccttctgtctgcggtccagctcacccctaaaccatctcgattgagttcaggtccggtgactgtggaggccaggtcatctggcgcagcaccccatcactctccttcttggtcaaatagccctggatgccttcagtgtgactctacaattttcatagtcatgaaaataaagaaaactctttgaatgagaaggtgtctccaaacttttggtctgtactatatatatatatatatatatatatatatatatatatatatatatatatatatatatatatattttttttaaaccttatatTTTACTGAGAAACAGCCCAATGAATAATAGTCCCAACCAATCTCCAATACATAATGTACTTGACAGAATAATAATGTATTCATGCACTTACCCATTTCACCAAGACTCATGATCAGTTACAGCACTACAAAAGATCAAGATGAGACCAGCACTTGTTGTTTTCACACTCTAATATCATGTGATTAAtacattctattttaatataaaccTCAGCTAGTGCTAGATAGAGCGGAAGAAGCGTTTTAGCAGATGACCTTAGACTAAAGGCCAACAAAAGTTGAACTGAGAGAAACATGAATTTAGCCCATAAAGATGATCCTGTTGAATTTTCAAACTTGAGAATATCTAATCAAACAATTGCATACAAATTGTGATGACAAAAAAACCTGTTCCtgagagaccaaaaaaaaaatctctttaaatAACTAAGATTTGAATATACAGTCCAGATATTCTGGTTTGAGGACACTAGTCCTGGGATTTTCAAATACTGGAAGATATTGGCAATGACTGTGCATTTGATGCACCTCAATTTATTACCAAATTTCTATTAATCAATCAATGGaataaactgaaaacatgttGATGAAGCAGAATTTATTTCATCTTAATGTCTTATAGTTTTTATCATATGAGAACTTTTTCTGCTCTTGAATACAATAATAAAGTAAGAGTTTCTGCAAGTTAGATATCAGACAAATCTTTCTTCTCTGATGTACTCATCACAGCATCTTCAGTGACACTGTGAGTATCACTACACAATTTCACCGAATGCAAAATCACTACAAGTTAGATCCTAATCAAGTCTCTATAAGGCACACATTGTCACAAAATGTCATAGGAAATGTACACTTGGTCACCCAGCACTCAGAAGCACTCATACTTTTCTGCATAGCTCTACTTCTCTTCTGTCTACTGTAATCGCTGCAACTAagttaaaggtgcagtgtgtacaTTTTAGCGCCATTTAACAGTGAGGTTGCGACTTGCAAACAACAGCTCAGTCAAAGATGTaatgctgtttaatatttgttgTGCTGTTGTTCTGATGAACTGAATGACTGAAAATTGTCAAATTGAACAGAGCCTGCCTTTAATGCAGAACATTAACATTACACTGatacatattaaaaacatttaaaatctaacACAGTTAGAGGAGTATGAACTTGATATTTAATGTAAAGGAATACACACTTGTGattacatgcttttacatcagttCATAATATCAAAACCTTTTACACTGatacatattaaaaacatttaaaatctaacACAAAGGAGTATAAACTTGATATATAATGTAAAGGAAAACACACTTGTGattacatgcttttacatcagttCATAATATCAAAaccttttactttatttattttttacaaattacttCAGCCATATCATGACACTTCTGTCAATCAAACAGGTCTCCACTAACATAGATATTTATAAAAGGTGTAAAATGATTGCTTTGTGTCCAAAACACTATAtcctcttcttctttttattctgaataagaaataaagcatgtgaaaacattaataataaaaatatttaaat
Encoded proteins:
- the LOC132141743 gene encoding B-cell receptor CD22-like; this encodes MCVLCSDLQVEAPERVTEGHNVSLTCKSSCTLTDRATFIWYRNSQPLTERRDRNNQLLLQSVRREDAGRYSCALHGHTYISPAAQLNVSYPPKNVSVSISGSGVIVEGDSVTLICSSDSNPPALNFSWFKETQSSSVGSGQSFSALQSGRFYCEAHNQHGSQRSDAVTVTVHGRTFLYAVAGVTGGLGGFIFIFIIVWLMKKKHRPDHITQKQDDLYVNISAHDGPLSESDPANQNDVLYSLITLSNISSNQTEEKVSDSEDTEEIQYVTVLYHRNKGMNQLEENESQYDNIRKYQSNAAMRSGQKVEDQSVIYSTVK